From Granulicella sp. WH15, the proteins below share one genomic window:
- a CDS encoding GMC family oxidoreductase, with protein sequence MPVYESDICIIGGGVSAAMLAQKLTELRPHASITVVEAGRSIFDFENRMKYRQRQMEYGENPWHEDFIPDQAAEGQISRSMAVGGQALHWGGACNRFSVEDLRLKSMYGLYTDWPLEWDDLERHYCEAERRLGVSGDPSLYSADKMTQPYPMPGMILSHDIAQMKQWGNQSGILFQGIPQSKNTVPYDGRNACLRCGTCDICPTGAKYSPDFTFKRLLANKKITLHDHTLVRKLTLNEGNDRIASAEAVHRDHPDDPVQYRAGTFVLAGGYTWSPHLLLLSTSPRFPNGLANKTGQVGKYSTGHAFITAYIEIERDVTPGMNPQYGLISREFFRCPTDRPYVRHDLRIWPSNGPRPRLKNDSGEFLLGEDVLTDWRARNKKSVARVRGYFDIHPDENSALTLDPTHRNSLGDPMPKIIHKMDKATEARWPATKQHMNEVFARLAKADNGKILRTSESDYLDHPAGGCRMGTDPATSVCDSFGRTHDHENLYVVGAPTLPSAGCTNGTLTFVALTLRSATAIANQLPASQRS encoded by the coding sequence ATGCCTGTGTACGAGAGCGATATCTGCATCATCGGCGGTGGCGTCTCCGCCGCCATGCTGGCCCAGAAGCTCACCGAGCTGCGGCCGCACGCGTCCATCACCGTCGTCGAGGCGGGACGCTCCATCTTCGACTTCGAGAACCGCATGAAGTATCGCCAGCGCCAGATGGAGTACGGCGAGAACCCCTGGCACGAGGACTTCATCCCCGACCAGGCCGCCGAGGGCCAGATCTCGCGCAGCATGGCCGTCGGCGGACAGGCCCTGCACTGGGGCGGCGCGTGCAACCGCTTCTCGGTAGAGGACCTACGCCTCAAATCAATGTACGGCCTCTACACCGACTGGCCGCTGGAGTGGGACGACCTCGAGCGCCACTACTGCGAGGCAGAGCGCCGCCTCGGTGTCTCGGGCGACCCCAGCCTCTACTCCGCCGACAAGATGACGCAGCCCTACCCCATGCCCGGCATGATCCTCAGCCACGACATCGCACAGATGAAGCAGTGGGGCAACCAGAGCGGCATCCTCTTCCAGGGCATCCCGCAGTCCAAGAACACCGTGCCCTACGACGGCCGCAACGCCTGCCTCCGCTGCGGCACCTGCGACATCTGCCCCACGGGAGCCAAGTACTCGCCCGACTTCACCTTCAAGCGCCTGCTCGCAAACAAGAAGATCACCCTCCACGACCACACCCTCGTCCGCAAGCTCACGCTCAACGAGGGCAACGACCGCATCGCCTCCGCCGAGGCTGTCCACCGCGACCACCCCGACGACCCCGTGCAGTACCGCGCAGGCACCTTCGTGCTGGCGGGCGGCTATACGTGGAGCCCGCACCTGCTGCTGCTCTCCACCTCGCCGCGCTTCCCCAACGGCCTCGCCAACAAGACCGGCCAGGTGGGCAAGTACTCCACCGGCCACGCCTTCATCACGGCCTACATCGAGATTGAGCGCGACGTGACACCCGGCATGAACCCCCAGTACGGTCTCATCTCGCGCGAGTTCTTCCGCTGCCCCACCGACCGCCCCTACGTCCGGCACGACCTGCGCATCTGGCCCTCGAACGGCCCGCGCCCACGCCTGAAGAACGACTCCGGCGAGTTTCTGCTGGGCGAAGACGTCCTGACCGACTGGCGCGCGCGCAACAAGAAGAGCGTCGCCCGCGTGCGTGGCTACTTCGACATCCACCCCGACGAAAACAGCGCCCTGACCCTCGACCCCACGCACCGCAACAGCCTGGGCGACCCCATGCCCAAGATCATCCACAAGATGGACAAGGCCACCGAGGCCCGTTGGCCCGCAACCAAGCAGCACATGAACGAGGTCTTCGCCCGTCTGGCCAAGGCCGACAACGGCAAGATCCTGCGCACGTCGGAGAGCGACTATCTCGACCACCCCGCGGGCGGCTGCCGCATGGGCACCGATCCCGCGACCAGCGTCTGCGACTCCTTCGGCCGCACCCACGACCACGAAAATCTGTACGTCGTGGGCGCGCCGACCCTGCCCTCGGCGGGCTGCACCAACGGAACCCTTACTTTTGTTGCGCTTACGCTGCGCTCCGCGACCGCCATCGCCAATCAACTTCCGGCAAGCCAGAGGAGCTAA
- a CDS encoding pyrroloquinoline quinone-dependent dehydrogenase, with the protein MRSFCFCAVALSTMASVANCQSPASAQTDWPFYGGDQGGMKYSTLTAINKQNVSRLHVAWTWKTGETEMPRFGSKPGMFEVTPLMIDGVLYLSTPYSKVVALKAATGELLWSYDPKAYELGQPANGTGWVHRGVAAWRDGGKLRIFINSRYRLICLDAATGKPVPTFGKDGVIDLSEGLVWPINKLHYTETSPPVVYKDIVILGNGVGDRLVYRNDPPGGVRGFDARTGRQLWSFHTIPQAGEPGNESWGKDAWKFTGHTNVWAPMTLDAARGLLYLPVSTPSNDFFGGNRPGNNLYGESLVCLDAATGIKKWHYQIVHHGLWDYDLASPPTLVTIKANGHKLDAVAQATKEGFVFVFDRVSGKPVWPIEERPVPASDVPNEHASPTQPFPSKPPAISPQGVTPDLAFDATPELKAEALEAMKSFRTGPLFTPPSYKGTLMLPGVLGGGNWGGGAFDPESGLLFVKTTNMAHVARIKQPDKTQANPHASEVDADWAGDLAGTNATFHNGLPLTKPPYGQLTAIDLNQGTIRWQIPFGDWPELRQNPALANVKLPEVLGVAGPAGTIVTKAGLVFVGGGDRALHAYDEATGKELWRGALPSASHGTPMTYRSQEGKQYVVIASGIGSGATLVAFALDENTADK; encoded by the coding sequence ATGAGGTCCTTTTGTTTTTGCGCCGTCGCACTCAGCACGATGGCGTCTGTTGCGAACTGCCAATCCCCTGCTTCCGCGCAGACCGACTGGCCCTTCTACGGCGGCGACCAGGGCGGCATGAAGTACTCCACGCTGACCGCGATTAACAAGCAGAACGTCTCGCGCCTGCACGTAGCCTGGACATGGAAGACCGGCGAGACTGAGATGCCTCGCTTCGGTTCGAAGCCCGGCATGTTCGAGGTCACGCCGCTGATGATCGACGGCGTCCTCTACCTGAGCACGCCCTACAGCAAGGTCGTGGCCCTCAAGGCCGCCACCGGCGAGCTGCTCTGGAGCTACGATCCCAAAGCCTACGAGCTGGGCCAGCCCGCCAACGGCACCGGCTGGGTACATCGCGGCGTCGCCGCCTGGCGCGACGGCGGCAAGCTGCGCATCTTCATCAACAGCCGCTACCGCCTCATCTGCCTCGACGCGGCCACAGGCAAGCCCGTCCCAACCTTCGGCAAAGATGGAGTGATCGACCTCAGCGAAGGTCTGGTCTGGCCGATCAACAAGCTGCACTACACCGAGACCTCGCCACCGGTCGTCTACAAGGACATCGTTATCCTCGGCAACGGCGTCGGTGACCGCCTGGTCTACCGCAACGACCCGCCGGGCGGCGTGCGCGGCTTCGACGCCCGCACCGGCAGACAGCTCTGGAGCTTCCACACCATCCCCCAGGCGGGCGAACCCGGCAACGAGAGCTGGGGCAAGGACGCCTGGAAGTTCACCGGCCACACCAACGTCTGGGCACCCATGACGCTCGACGCCGCGCGCGGCCTCCTCTACCTGCCCGTCAGCACCCCGAGTAACGACTTCTTCGGCGGCAACCGCCCAGGCAACAACCTTTACGGCGAGTCGCTGGTCTGCCTCGACGCCGCGACCGGCATAAAGAAGTGGCACTACCAGATCGTCCACCACGGCCTGTGGGACTACGACCTCGCCTCGCCGCCCACGCTGGTCACCATCAAAGCCAACGGCCACAAGCTGGACGCCGTAGCACAAGCGACCAAGGAAGGCTTCGTCTTCGTATTCGACCGAGTCAGCGGCAAGCCGGTCTGGCCCATTGAGGAACGCCCCGTCCCCGCGAGCGATGTCCCCAACGAGCACGCATCACCCACACAGCCCTTCCCCTCGAAGCCCCCTGCCATCAGCCCTCAGGGTGTCACACCCGACCTGGCCTTCGACGCCACTCCTGAGCTGAAGGCCGAGGCACTCGAGGCGATGAAGAGCTTCCGCACCGGCCCGCTCTTCACGCCGCCTTCGTACAAGGGAACCCTGATGCTGCCGGGCGTGCTCGGCGGCGGAAACTGGGGCGGCGGCGCGTTCGATCCGGAGTCCGGCCTGCTCTTCGTCAAGACCACCAACATGGCGCACGTCGCACGCATCAAGCAGCCCGATAAGACCCAGGCCAACCCGCACGCCTCCGAGGTCGATGCCGACTGGGCGGGCGATCTCGCAGGCACCAACGCCACCTTCCACAACGGCCTTCCCCTCACTAAGCCGCCCTACGGCCAGCTCACCGCCATCGACCTGAACCAGGGCACCATTCGTTGGCAGATCCCCTTCGGCGACTGGCCCGAGCTGCGCCAGAACCCCGCGCTGGCTAACGTCAAACTACCCGAGGTGCTCGGCGTCGCCGGGCCCGCCGGAACCATCGTGACCAAGGCCGGACTGGTCTTCGTCGGCGGCGGCGACCGCGCGCTCCACGCCTACGACGAAGCCACCGGCAAGGAGCTGTGGCGCGGCGCGCTGCCCTCCGCATCCCACGGCACGCCCATGACCTACCGCAGTCAGGAGGGCAAACAGTACGTCGTCATCGCCTCCGGCATCGGATCGGGAGCGACACTGGTCGCCTTCGCGCTCGACGAAAACACCGCAGACAAGTAG
- a CDS encoding cytochrome c has translation MRVLTLVCFSFLVLSAALTKAVVQPTVSSAARPHLQLVAAGDDATDHGADLYASKCSMCHQASLAGMPPVFPSLIGVTKRLSDADITAQIKNGKGKMPPVTGMSDDDIKALILFLKTDGKAAPSNIDAVHLSYLTQTTLHPIG, from the coding sequence ATGAGAGTTCTTACCTTAGTGTGCTTCAGCTTCCTGGTTTTGAGCGCCGCTCTGACGAAGGCAGTCGTGCAGCCGACAGTCTCGTCCGCCGCAAGACCACACCTTCAACTCGTAGCCGCCGGTGACGACGCCACAGATCACGGAGCCGACCTCTACGCCTCCAAGTGCAGCATGTGCCACCAGGCCAGCCTGGCCGGAATGCCCCCCGTATTCCCCTCGCTGATCGGCGTAACCAAGCGCCTGAGCGATGCGGATATCACGGCGCAGATCAAGAACGGCAAGGGCAAGATGCCGCCGGTCACCGGCATGAGCGACGACGATATCAAGGCCCTCATTCTCTTCCTCAAGACCGACGGCAAGGCTGCTCCCTCCAATATCGACGCAGTACACCTCTCCTACCTGACCCAGACCACGCTGCACCCCATCGGGTAG
- a CDS encoding amidohydrolase family protein: protein MLNKRLGTIVLMLATLVQGKRVFAQESTKPIALVADTVIDGTGKVLHHATIVVEGSTIKSIGGPIPAGSAVYNLGTLTVAPGFIDTHAHIQWHFDNGRLAGKGEPPLQAILHAVDNSVNTINAGFTTIQSPGSAEDLYLRAALARGITPGPRIITSLVPLTEKSGDPEKLRELVRERKAQGADFIKIFASKSIREGGDQTMTDAQLQAACGEAKKLGMRTLIHAHADSAARAASNAGCTSIEHGAFVTDETFRLMAKNGTYFDPNIGLVLQNYIANKEKYMGIGNYNDEGFAFMVKGEEITLEGFKRAIKIPGLKIVYGTDAVAGAHGHNGEEYIARVTKGGQDPMAGMISMTSLSATSLGLGKEIGSIAPGMQADIVAMEGNPLTDPTAVRRVVFVMKGGTIFKNVEPTSHK, encoded by the coding sequence ATGCTGAATAAGAGACTTGGAACGATCGTTCTCATGCTGGCAACACTGGTACAGGGCAAGCGGGTCTTTGCCCAGGAGTCCACTAAGCCCATCGCGCTGGTTGCGGATACGGTGATCGACGGTACCGGCAAGGTGCTGCATCATGCCACGATTGTGGTGGAAGGCTCGACGATCAAGAGCATCGGCGGACCGATTCCGGCGGGCTCGGCGGTCTATAACCTGGGCACGCTGACGGTGGCTCCGGGCTTCATCGATACGCACGCGCATATCCAGTGGCACTTCGACAATGGCCGCCTGGCGGGCAAGGGCGAGCCGCCGCTCCAGGCGATTCTGCATGCGGTCGATAACAGCGTGAACACGATCAACGCCGGTTTTACCACTATCCAGAGCCCTGGTTCGGCTGAGGATCTTTATCTGCGCGCCGCGCTGGCTCGCGGCATTACGCCGGGACCGCGCATCATTACCTCTTTGGTGCCGCTGACGGAGAAGAGCGGCGATCCGGAGAAGCTGCGCGAGCTGGTGCGTGAGCGCAAGGCGCAGGGAGCGGACTTCATCAAGATCTTCGCGTCGAAGTCGATCCGCGAGGGCGGCGACCAGACCATGACGGATGCTCAGTTGCAGGCTGCCTGCGGCGAGGCCAAGAAGCTTGGGATGCGCACGCTGATCCACGCCCATGCGGATTCGGCTGCGCGCGCTGCTTCGAACGCCGGTTGCACCTCCATCGAGCACGGCGCGTTCGTTACGGACGAGACCTTCCGCCTGATGGCCAAGAACGGTACGTACTTCGACCCGAACATCGGCCTGGTACTGCAGAACTACATCGCCAACAAAGAGAAGTACATGGGCATCGGTAACTACAACGACGAGGGCTTCGCCTTCATGGTGAAGGGTGAGGAGATCACGCTCGAGGGCTTCAAACGTGCGATCAAGATCCCCGGCCTCAAGATCGTCTATGGCACCGATGCGGTTGCCGGAGCCCACGGCCACAACGGCGAAGAGTACATCGCGCGCGTGACGAAGGGCGGCCAGGACCCGATGGCGGGCATGATCTCGATGACCTCGCTCTCGGCGACTTCGCTGGGACTGGGCAAGGAGATCGGCTCCATCGCGCCGGGGATGCAGGCCGACATCGTTGCGATGGAAGGCAATCCGCTGACCGATCCTACGGCTGTTCGTCGCGTAGTCTTCGTGATGAAGGGCGGCACGATCTTCAAGAACGTGGAGCCGACCTCGCACAAGTAG
- a CDS encoding thioesterase family protein: MAETGSELAFGETRIRVRYAETDQMGVVYHANYLVWFEVGRVELIRQMGLDYKSMEREDGCGIAVVEANVRYRLPARYDDELIVRTRVVGVRGSVLRFAYTVVRGETVLCEGATVHVVVGADMKKAAMPERYAEAFRKHLATS; encoded by the coding sequence ATGGCTGAAACAGGTTCGGAACTGGCATTTGGTGAGACTCGGATTCGCGTGCGCTACGCGGAGACCGATCAGATGGGCGTCGTCTATCACGCGAACTACCTGGTCTGGTTCGAGGTGGGACGGGTGGAGCTGATCCGGCAGATGGGGCTGGATTACAAGTCGATGGAGCGCGAGGATGGGTGCGGGATCGCGGTGGTAGAGGCCAATGTGCGGTATCGGCTGCCTGCGCGCTATGACGATGAGCTGATCGTGAGAACGCGGGTTGTGGGCGTGCGCGGGTCGGTGCTGCGATTTGCTTATACGGTTGTGCGCGGAGAGACCGTGTTGTGCGAGGGGGCGACGGTGCATGTCGTCGTTGGGGCTGATATGAAGAAAGCGGCCATGCCGGAGCGGTATGCGGAGGCGTTTCGCAAGCATCTGGCTACTTCGTAG
- a CDS encoding AraC family transcriptional regulator: MQLADAKYVYPIQPVVRTISTNRFHLSERMYPPNAMSPLHAHVKHYLIVTLDGQYASTFEDRTEEFKPWSVSYHRAGISHTSRYSSKGAKVLYVELPADQIKNFAREAPYSLSTVNLQGGLAKWTARQLYNEFDNPDDLSPVVLDSFILQLFAQVCRHRRQITQGQPAWLTKADELIRDRFMQPLSLAKVAKAVNVHPVHMAREFRRHYSCTVGDQIRRLRIEYACEQLSKTTQPLSNIALAAGFSDQSHFTVAFKQQVGTAPSRYRRALQVDVASSTKS; encoded by the coding sequence GTGCAGTTAGCGGATGCCAAATACGTTTACCCGATTCAGCCAGTGGTTCGGACCATCTCCACGAATCGTTTCCACCTGTCCGAACGGATGTACCCGCCGAATGCGATGTCGCCGCTGCACGCGCATGTGAAGCACTACCTGATCGTCACGCTCGATGGCCAGTACGCCTCCACGTTTGAGGACCGGACGGAGGAGTTCAAGCCCTGGTCGGTCAGCTACCATCGCGCGGGCATCTCGCATACCAGCCGCTACAGTTCCAAAGGAGCCAAGGTGCTGTACGTCGAGCTTCCGGCGGATCAGATCAAGAACTTCGCGCGCGAGGCTCCATACAGCCTGAGCACCGTGAACCTGCAAGGCGGGCTGGCGAAGTGGACCGCGCGGCAGCTCTATAACGAGTTCGATAATCCGGACGACCTTTCGCCGGTGGTGCTGGACTCCTTTATCCTTCAGCTCTTCGCGCAGGTCTGCCGGCATCGCCGCCAGATCACGCAGGGGCAACCGGCCTGGTTGACGAAGGCCGATGAGCTGATCCGCGACCGCTTTATGCAGCCGCTAAGCCTGGCCAAGGTGGCCAAGGCGGTCAACGTGCATCCGGTGCATATGGCGCGAGAGTTTCGGCGGCACTATAGCTGCACGGTAGGCGACCAGATTCGCCGCCTGCGGATCGAGTACGCCTGCGAGCAGCTTTCGAAGACCACGCAGCCGCTTTCGAATATCGCGCTGGCCGCGGGGTTCTCCGACCAGAGCCACTTTACGGTGGCGTTCAAGCAGCAGGTGGGCACAGCGCCTTCCCGTTACCGCCGCGCGCTCCAGGTGGATGTTGCATCCAGCACAAAAAGTTAG
- a CDS encoding metalloregulator ArsR/SmtB family transcription factor: MASAKTAAKISEKSFQSIAKALADPRRTAILRQIGQSGDTLACSCLLTCMDVSAATVSHHMKELEMAGLVESEREGKFVNYRLRRDVLQAYLDRLAEI; the protein is encoded by the coding sequence ATGGCTTCCGCGAAGACAGCCGCGAAGATCTCGGAGAAGAGCTTTCAGTCGATCGCGAAGGCGCTGGCCGATCCGCGCCGCACGGCGATCCTGCGGCAGATTGGTCAGTCCGGAGATACGCTGGCCTGCTCGTGCCTGCTGACCTGCATGGACGTCAGTGCGGCAACTGTCTCGCACCATATGAAGGAGCTGGAGATGGCTGGGCTAGTGGAGTCGGAGCGGGAGGGTAAGTTCGTGAACTACCGGCTGCGCCGCGATGTACTCCAGGCGTATCTTGACCGGCTTGCCGAGATCTGA
- a CDS encoding alpha/beta hydrolase, with translation MSDSRSIASVKGSLLLLLAILVLPVFGYAADHGAKPCTTATPECTEWVTLGGGPSRAMIYRSYPLSAKSSTIRRALIMVHGTNRNADHYFRTATSAAFLAGALDDTIVISPSFLSADRGCNDKLQPNEVSWSCRGDSWRSGGVSLSNKDLTSFDFIDEILRKLADKKMFPNLTQVVIAGHSAGGQFVARYEMANRVHDTLGISISYVVSNPSSYAWPDATRALPTGDAAPEAAVAGWKSEAPHTDFSYGPFDATKDPKYDLWPYGLEQRTEGYTVKMSDEQLKKQLVSRPTTYLLSQVDTLPLGGFDSGASAMAQGATRRARGEAYVKYINEKMGAKANIMIIPECGHNDRCVYTTDSALNVIFPKP, from the coding sequence ATGTCCGATTCCCGTTCGATTGCTTCTGTAAAGGGTTCGCTGCTGCTGTTGCTGGCGATCCTTGTTCTGCCGGTCTTCGGCTATGCTGCCGACCACGGCGCGAAGCCCTGCACCACCGCTACTCCCGAGTGTACGGAGTGGGTCACGCTCGGCGGCGGACCGTCGCGGGCGATGATCTATCGCAGCTATCCACTGTCGGCGAAGAGCAGCACCATTCGCCGCGCGCTGATTATGGTTCACGGCACCAACCGCAACGCCGATCACTACTTCCGCACGGCGACGAGCGCGGCTTTTCTGGCGGGCGCTCTGGATGACACGATTGTGATCTCGCCGAGCTTTCTTTCGGCGGATCGCGGCTGCAACGACAAGCTGCAGCCGAACGAGGTGAGCTGGAGCTGCCGCGGCGATAGCTGGCGCTCGGGCGGTGTTTCGCTCAGCAACAAGGACCTGACCTCGTTCGACTTCATCGACGAGATTCTGCGCAAGCTGGCGGATAAGAAGATGTTCCCGAACCTGACCCAGGTCGTGATCGCGGGCCACTCGGCGGGTGGGCAGTTCGTTGCTCGTTATGAGATGGCGAACCGGGTTCACGACACGCTGGGGATTTCGATTTCGTACGTCGTCTCCAACCCTTCGAGCTATGCGTGGCCGGATGCGACGCGTGCGCTGCCGACGGGCGATGCTGCTCCCGAGGCGGCTGTGGCGGGATGGAAGTCCGAAGCTCCGCATACCGACTTCAGCTACGGCCCGTTTGATGCGACGAAGGACCCCAAGTACGATCTCTGGCCCTATGGTCTGGAGCAGCGCACCGAGGGGTACACGGTGAAGATGAGCGATGAGCAGTTGAAGAAGCAGCTTGTCTCGCGGCCGACAACCTATCTGCTGAGCCAGGTGGATACGTTGCCGCTGGGTGGCTTCGATAGCGGTGCTTCAGCGATGGCGCAGGGTGCGACGCGGCGGGCTCGGGGTGAGGCGTATGTGAAGTACATCAACGAGAAGATGGGGGCGAAGGCCAACATTATGATTATCCCGGAGTGCGGGCACAACGATCGTTGCGTTTATACGACGGATTCCGCGTTGAACGTAATCTTTCCCAAGCCGTAA
- a CDS encoding glucose 1-dehydrogenase, whose amino-acid sequence MSKLKGQVAVVTGASKGIGADIAKAFAAEGASVVVNYASSKEGADRVVAEIVSKGGKAIAVQGDVAKQADVTRIFEETKKAFGRLDTVVNNAGIYAFAPLGQITEELFHSQFNTNVLGLLLTSQTALPYFGEEGGSIINISSAVTRVHPAGSATYTGTKGAVDAITVVLSKELGPKKIRVNAINPGMVETEGVHAAGFAESDFRKGIEASAPLGRIGQPDDISPTAVYLASTDSKFMTGETLVLAGGMR is encoded by the coding sequence ATGAGCAAGCTTAAGGGACAGGTAGCAGTGGTTACGGGCGCTTCGAAGGGCATCGGCGCGGATATCGCCAAGGCGTTTGCGGCTGAGGGCGCTTCGGTTGTGGTGAACTACGCGTCGAGCAAAGAGGGTGCGGACCGCGTCGTTGCGGAGATCGTGAGCAAGGGCGGCAAGGCCATTGCGGTGCAGGGAGACGTGGCCAAGCAGGCCGACGTGACGCGCATCTTCGAGGAGACCAAGAAGGCTTTTGGGCGGCTCGATACGGTGGTCAACAACGCAGGTATTTATGCGTTTGCACCGCTGGGGCAGATCACCGAGGAGCTGTTTCATAGCCAGTTCAACACCAACGTGCTGGGCCTGCTGCTGACCTCGCAGACGGCGCTGCCGTACTTTGGCGAGGAGGGCGGAAGCATCATCAACATCAGCTCGGCGGTGACGCGGGTGCATCCGGCGGGTAGCGCCACTTACACCGGCACCAAGGGCGCGGTGGATGCGATTACCGTCGTGCTCTCGAAGGAGTTGGGACCGAAGAAGATTCGGGTCAATGCGATCAACCCCGGCATGGTGGAGACGGAAGGCGTTCATGCGGCGGGTTTTGCGGAGAGTGATTTCCGTAAGGGCATTGAGGCGTCGGCTCCTCTCGGACGCATCGGGCAGCCGGATGATATCTCGCCGACCGCGGTTTACCTGGCTTCGACGGACTCGAAGTTCATGACCGGTGAGACGCTGGTTCTCGCAGGCGGAATGCGGTAA
- a CDS encoding VWA domain-containing protein, whose amino-acid sequence MRAAALLPLILATASLAQTAPPPEQETPFTLRTSSNIVFVPAQVQTKQGEMIYTLKPEQFVLTDNGVPQKIHVDEDVDSLGLSLVVAVQCSRAAFDQFNNIRGLAAMIDDITGGAPRQVAVVSYGGEPTLLGDFTSDPARLIHNLNQLQPCDESDAAHLDAVAYSNSLLNDLAAKQNGRYRQAILLISETRDHGSHARPADVIAGLGRSNTVLDAVSYNPGRTDILESLFHGRMGPGPIGLLVSAVQAVRKNVPHTLASLSGGEYVNFSGQHGFDDGLHSLANHIHNYYLLSFQTPSTNPAGLHRLALTIPDYPDARLHYRLSYYSGEDPPPTLPGDDKDDKDSKDKKDDKHKF is encoded by the coding sequence ATGCGTGCAGCCGCGCTTCTCCCGCTCATCCTCGCCACAGCTTCTCTCGCCCAAACAGCCCCACCACCCGAGCAGGAGACGCCCTTCACCCTCCGCACCAGCTCCAACATCGTCTTCGTCCCCGCGCAGGTCCAGACCAAGCAGGGCGAGATGATCTATACCCTCAAGCCCGAGCAGTTCGTCCTTACCGACAACGGCGTCCCCCAGAAGATCCACGTCGATGAAGACGTCGACTCCCTCGGCCTCTCCCTCGTCGTCGCCGTCCAGTGCAGCCGCGCGGCCTTCGATCAGTTCAACAACATCCGCGGCCTGGCCGCCATGATCGACGACATCACCGGCGGCGCTCCCCGCCAGGTCGCCGTCGTCAGCTACGGCGGTGAGCCGACCCTCCTCGGCGACTTCACCAGCGACCCCGCCCGCCTCATCCACAACCTCAACCAGCTCCAGCCCTGCGACGAATCCGACGCCGCTCATCTGGACGCCGTAGCCTACTCGAACTCGCTCCTCAACGACCTGGCCGCAAAGCAGAATGGCCGCTACCGCCAAGCCATCCTGCTCATCAGCGAGACCCGCGACCATGGCTCCCACGCCCGCCCCGCCGACGTCATCGCCGGTCTCGGCCGTTCCAATACCGTGCTGGACGCGGTCTCCTACAACCCCGGCCGCACCGATATCCTCGAATCGCTCTTCCACGGCCGCATGGGTCCCGGCCCGATCGGGCTGCTGGTCTCGGCGGTACAGGCCGTCCGCAAGAACGTGCCCCACACCCTGGCCTCGCTCTCCGGTGGCGAGTACGTCAACTTCAGCGGCCAGCACGGCTTCGACGACGGCCTGCACTCACTCGCCAACCACATCCACAACTACTACCTGCTCAGCTTCCAGACGCCCTCGACCAATCCCGCGGGCCTGCACCGCCTCGCCCTCACGATCCCGGACTACCCCGACGCGCGTCTCCACTACCGCCTCAGCTACTACTCCGGCGAAGACCCACCGCCAACCCTGCCAGGCGACGATAAAGACGACAAAGATTCCAAGGACAAGAAGGACGACAAGCACAAGTTCTAA
- a CDS encoding FmdE family protein produces the protein MQTFNELLREAELAHGHLCAGQILGVRMAMLGCERLGIDDPKGADRKRLVTFIEIDRCATDAIAVVTGCRLGKRALKLRDWGKMAATFVDIGNDTHPGGRAIRIAALESSKARARELYPHIENKNQQQMTAYRELPDAELFSEQWVTVPLAAREMPGYKSSRITCAICGEGINYDREILRDGQTLCQGCANPASRYYQPL, from the coding sequence ATGCAGACCTTCAACGAACTGCTCCGCGAAGCCGAACTAGCCCACGGCCATCTCTGCGCAGGCCAGATCCTTGGCGTGCGCATGGCCATGCTCGGCTGCGAGCGCCTCGGCATCGACGACCCCAAGGGCGCAGACCGCAAGCGCCTGGTCACCTTCATCGAGATAGACCGCTGCGCTACCGACGCTATCGCCGTCGTCACCGGCTGCCGCCTGGGCAAGCGCGCCCTCAAGCTCCGCGACTGGGGCAAGATGGCCGCCACCTTTGTCGATATTGGGAACGACACCCACCCCGGCGGTCGCGCCATCCGCATCGCCGCGCTCGAGTCCTCAAAGGCCCGCGCCCGCGAGCTTTATCCCCACATCGAGAACAAAAACCAGCAGCAGATGACCGCCTATCGCGAGTTGCCCGACGCCGAGCTGTTCTCCGAGCAGTGGGTCACGGTCCCGCTGGCCGCGCGCGAGATGCCTGGCTACAAGTCCTCCCGCATCACCTGCGCGATCTGCGGCGAGGGCATCAACTACGACCGCGAGATCCTCCGCGACGGACAGACGCTCTGCCAGGGCTGCGCCAACCCCGCCAGCCGCTACTACCAGCCGCTTTAA